In Nomascus leucogenys isolate Asia chromosome 11, Asia_NLE_v1, whole genome shotgun sequence, the following proteins share a genomic window:
- the LOC105740449 gene encoding uncharacterized protein LOC105740449, translated as MGWGKVARSRRRERKNRCSSKEDCRCSPGPGSLPRRRAARTPASWQRSPRRNHHSEAFCPLAAALPKTTGPPGGRDKPTCSLVFRERRVPVSPREMMFKIPARAPSPAVKHQLAG; from the coding sequence atggggtgggggaaggtggcACGTTCCCGGCGCAGGGAGAGGAAGAACAGGTGCTCCTCCAAGGAAGACTGCCGCTGCTCCCCGGGCCCTGGCAGCCTGCCCCGCCGCAGAGCTGCGCGCACGCCGGCCTCCTGGCAGCGGAGCCCGCGGCGGAACCACCACAGCGAAGCATTCTGTCCCCTCGCAGCTGCTCTCCCAAAAACTACAGGTCCTCCAGGAGGCCGAGATAAACCTACATGCAGCCTTGTCTTCCGGGAGAGGAGAGTGCCCGTTTCCCCACGCGAAATGATGTTTAAGATCCCTGCCCGAGCCCCCAGTCCCGCAGTTAAGCATCAACTGGCCGGCTAA